One Castanea sativa cultivar Marrone di Chiusa Pesio chromosome 4, ASM4071231v1 DNA window includes the following coding sequences:
- the LOC142632193 gene encoding protein trichome birefringence-like 14 isoform X2 — translation MKPTEKNVVNISDSIITKAEENFGAAPVDSISTLSPKTIDRNEDMTSSSETKVCNYAKGRWVADSRRPLYSGLGCKKWLSAMWACRLTQRKDFSYEGYRWQPESCEMPEFERSAFLRRMQDKTIAFIGDSLGRQQFQSLMCMATGGEESPEVQNVGKKYGLVKARGAIRPDGWAYWFPKTNTTILYYWSASLSDLVPLNTSDRKTNVAMHLDRPPAFMRRFIHCFDVLILNTGHHWNRGKLNANRWVMYVDGKPNEDKKLDEIGNAKNFTVHSIVRWLDSHLPSYPHLKVFFRTISPRHFFNGDWNTGGTCDNTTPLSGGSEVMQDGSSDPVIEGAVKGTKVKILDITSISKLRDEGHISRYSIRGTTDVNDCLHWCLPGIPDTWNELLVAQI, via the exons ATGAAGCCAACAGAGAAAAATGTGGTAAATATTTCAGATTCCATCATAACAAAAGCAGAAGAAAACTTCGGTGCTGCACCAGTAGACTCTATATCCACACTCTCTCCTAAAACGATAGACAGAAACGAGGATATGACATCCTCCTCGGAAACTAAAg TCTGCAACTATGCCAAGGGTAGATGGGTTGCTGACAGTCGAAGGCCATTGTATTCTGGTTTAGGATGTAAGAAGTGGTTATCAGCAATGTGGGCATGTAGATTAACACAGCGAAAAGATTTTTCTTATGAGGGATATCGGTGGCAGCCAGAAAGTTGTGAAATGCCAGAGTTTGAGCGGTCTGCATTCTTGAGAAG AATGCAGGACAAAACAATTGCATTTATAGGAGATTCATTAGGTAGGCAGCAGTTCCAGTCTTTGATGTGTATGGCCACTGGTGGGGAAGAGAGCCCAGAAGTTCAAAATGTGGGGAAAAAATATGGTCTTGTCAAAGCTCGCGGAGCCATACGTCCTGATGGCTGGGCTTACTGGTTCCCGAAAACCAATACCACCATTTTATATTACTGGTCAGCAAGTCTGAGTGATCTAGTGCCCCTTAACACCTCAGACCGAAAAACCAATGTGGCTATGCATTTGGACCGTCCACCAGCTTTCATGAGACGATTTATCCATTGTTTTGATGTGTTGATTCTTAATACTGGACACCACTGGAACAGGGGAAAGCTTAATGCAAATCGATGGGTGATGTACGTGGATGGAAAGCCCAATGAAGATAAAAAACTTGATGAAATTGGGAATGCCAAGAATTTTACAGTGCATAGCATCGTCAGATGGCTTGATTCTCATCTTCCCTCATATCCCCATCTCAAAGTTTTCTTTAGGACTATCTCACCTAGGCACTTCTTTAATGGAGACTGGAACACCGGGGGTACCTGTGATAATACCACTCCCTTGTCCGGAGGAAGTGAAGTTATGCAAGATGGATCAAGTGATCCAGTTATTGAGGGTGCTGTAAAGGGTACAAAAGTCAAGATTTTGGATATTACTTCTATTTCTAAACTGAGGGATGAAGGTCACATATCCCGCTACAGTATTAGAGGAACAACTGATGTAAATGATTGCTTACATTGGTGCCTACCCGGCATTCCTGACACATGGAATGAGCTCCTTGTTGCTCAAATATAG